In Leptolyngbya sp. SIO1E4, one DNA window encodes the following:
- a CDS encoding four-carbon acid sugar kinase family protein: MGITPKIIVLDDDPTGSQTVHSCLLLLKWDVDTLVLGLQDTSPIVFILTNTRALTPAQADTVTREVCHNLKVAIAQAGVEEFLVVSRSDSTLRGHYPIETDAIADELGPFDAHFMVPAFFEGGRITRESVHYVVQDGTPTLAHETEFAKDSVFGYSTSYLPDYVAEKTQERILAAAVERFTLDRLRQGCLEALLALKNNVCVAVDGETQADLDRFAQDVLAAAARGQRFLFRSAASLLTALAALPPQPIAAENMAQSVKDGHPGAVLVGSHVQKTTQQLAVLLEEPGVVGVEVKIVELVESPETGRTQLLNAVLEQVRQIHQRGQTPVVYTSRQELTFSDVQTRLDFGKNVSALLMDIVKGLPSDLGFLISKGGITSNDTLSSGLALRATRLLGQILPGCSVVRTPEAHPQFPGMPVVLFPGNVGNDQALALAYRRLSGA; the protein is encoded by the coding sequence ATGGGTATCACTCCGAAGATCATCGTTTTAGATGATGATCCGACTGGGTCTCAAACAGTCCATAGCTGTTTGCTGTTGCTGAAATGGGATGTGGACACGCTGGTCTTAGGGTTACAGGATACGTCACCTATCGTCTTTATTCTGACGAATACCCGTGCCTTGACCCCGGCCCAAGCAGACACCGTCACCCGCGAAGTGTGCCATAACCTCAAGGTGGCCATTGCCCAAGCAGGCGTTGAAGAGTTTTTGGTCGTTAGCCGATCAGATTCTACCCTCCGGGGCCATTACCCCATCGAGACAGATGCGATCGCCGATGAACTTGGCCCTTTTGATGCCCACTTCATGGTACCGGCCTTCTTTGAAGGGGGGCGGATCACCCGTGAAAGTGTTCACTATGTGGTGCAAGACGGCACCCCTACCCTGGCCCATGAGACCGAGTTTGCTAAGGATTCAGTATTTGGTTACAGCACTAGCTATCTGCCAGACTACGTGGCAGAAAAAACGCAAGAACGCATTCTGGCGGCAGCGGTTGAGCGGTTTACGCTAGATCGGCTGCGGCAGGGCTGTTTGGAGGCGCTTTTAGCGTTGAAGAACAATGTGTGTGTGGCTGTAGATGGCGAAACCCAGGCCGATCTGGATCGATTTGCTCAAGATGTGCTGGCCGCTGCTGCACGAGGACAGCGATTTTTATTTCGCAGTGCGGCCAGTTTGTTAACCGCATTAGCTGCACTCCCCCCGCAGCCGATCGCGGCTGAAAATATGGCGCAGTCTGTTAAGGACGGTCATCCAGGGGCTGTGCTTGTCGGTTCTCATGTGCAGAAAACGACACAGCAGCTGGCTGTGCTCTTAGAGGAGCCCGGTGTGGTCGGTGTTGAAGTGAAAATTGTCGAACTGGTGGAATCACCAGAAACCGGACGAACCCAGCTGCTGAACGCTGTGCTGGAACAGGTGCGCCAAATTCATCAGCGAGGGCAAACCCCTGTTGTGTATACCAGCCGTCAGGAACTCACCTTCTCAGATGTCCAGACGCGCCTAGATTTCGGTAAAAACGTGTCTGCGCTCTTGATGGATATTGTCAAGGGTTTACCAAGCGACTTAGGGTTCTTAATCAGTAAAGGGGGCATTACTTCCAATGACACTCTGAGTTCGGGGTTGGCGTTGAGGGCGACCCGGCTCTTAGGGCAAATTCTGCCGGGCTGCTCCGTGGTGCGTACTCCTGAAGCGCATCCTCAATTTCCGGGAATGCCGGTGGTTCTATTTCCGGGCAACGTTGGCAACGATCAGGCCCTGGCCTTGGCCTATCGGCGCTTAAGTGGTGCATAG
- a CDS encoding S-layer homology domain-containing protein, with translation MVQRVLYVDPSRGQDSQAGESASQPLKTLSEALRRSQVDTVIHLKAGLYTASSGEQFPLTIPPDCQVIGETGGDRPATILQGSGTVQNPSLGTQAVTCILLEGAALKSVTLVNTQAQGIGVWMAAGHTHLQDVVALKCGQYGGVVLGKALPTVEKSVFEGCGVAGITFLNQGKGQLEQVTCRDNGTGILVQNSASPLVQACRLEQNKTGIQITDTANPVLRSNRVTNNQTYGLHLTGQATADLGQSQAHGNNILRHNGQADINNGSRRSLLTCGNDLLPQRLEGRVELIASELPDASAVPPRLFEQPANVPAVRPPSQPPPERAQPPTPQGSVQFSDMASHWAGPFVDGLAQAGAIAGFEDGTFRPQQRVTRAEFAAFVLASFPDRPEKNPPVQFKDVSRGFWASAALSKAHATGFLTGYPNGTMRPNEPITRIQAIVAVANGLGLTGGRVDEIGIYRDRAQVPSYAVDALATATQRRLVVNYPEPLVLRPLEPMTRGEVSALIYQGRVSLGKSNALESSYVVQPDATQPLFSDLTGHWAADFIRGLADLTLVSGMSDGTFSPNTPMNRAQFAALVVKAFPLAPQREATVFSDVPPSFWGADAIQAAYRGGFMSGFPDQTFGPDNALVRVQTWVALVNGLNWEDPSVNLNPLGRFTDYTTLPRYALQATATAAEKKLILNYPDRTLLRPNQVATRADVCASVYQALVALQRVPAIRSDYSV, from the coding sequence ATGGTTCAGCGTGTGCTCTACGTCGATCCGTCTCGCGGTCAAGATAGCCAAGCGGGGGAGTCCGCGAGTCAACCCCTGAAGACCCTTTCTGAAGCCCTGCGTCGCAGTCAGGTCGATACGGTGATTCACCTCAAGGCAGGGTTATATACCGCGAGTAGCGGTGAGCAATTCCCCCTGACCATTCCCCCTGACTGCCAGGTTATTGGGGAAACTGGGGGCGATCGCCCGGCCACCATCCTGCAAGGTAGCGGCACCGTTCAAAATCCCAGTTTGGGGACCCAGGCCGTCACCTGCATTCTGCTAGAGGGCGCAGCCTTGAAATCCGTAACCCTGGTGAACACCCAGGCCCAAGGTATTGGGGTATGGATGGCGGCAGGCCACACTCACTTGCAAGACGTCGTCGCCCTGAAATGTGGCCAGTACGGGGGGGTGGTGTTGGGCAAAGCTTTGCCGACGGTTGAAAAAAGCGTGTTTGAGGGTTGCGGCGTTGCCGGCATTACCTTTTTAAATCAGGGCAAAGGCCAGCTTGAACAAGTCACCTGTCGCGATAATGGCACAGGCATTTTGGTGCAAAACTCGGCCTCTCCATTGGTTCAGGCCTGCCGATTGGAACAGAACAAAACAGGCATTCAAATCACGGATACGGCCAATCCAGTCCTGCGGAGCAATCGCGTCACCAACAACCAAACCTATGGCCTGCATCTCACAGGGCAGGCCACGGCTGATTTGGGGCAGTCTCAAGCCCATGGCAACAATATCTTGCGGCACAACGGTCAGGCAGATATCAACAATGGCAGCCGGCGATCGCTGCTGACCTGCGGCAATGATCTGTTACCCCAACGGTTAGAAGGGCGGGTTGAGCTGATCGCCAGTGAACTCCCAGATGCCTCAGCGGTGCCACCGCGCCTATTTGAACAACCCGCTAACGTACCTGCGGTTCGCCCCCCCAGCCAGCCCCCGCCTGAACGAGCTCAACCACCCACACCGCAGGGGTCAGTTCAATTTAGCGATATGGCTAGCCACTGGGCTGGGCCGTTTGTAGATGGGTTAGCCCAGGCAGGGGCTATTGCAGGATTTGAAGACGGCACCTTTCGCCCCCAGCAGCGAGTGACCCGAGCAGAGTTTGCGGCTTTTGTCTTGGCAAGTTTTCCAGATCGCCCCGAGAAAAATCCGCCGGTTCAGTTCAAAGATGTTTCCCGCGGGTTTTGGGCCAGCGCGGCCTTATCCAAAGCCCATGCTACGGGTTTTCTGACGGGGTATCCCAACGGCACCATGCGCCCCAATGAACCGATTACCAGAATTCAGGCGATCGTCGCTGTGGCCAATGGGCTGGGGTTAACCGGGGGCAGGGTAGATGAGATCGGTATTTATCGCGATCGCGCCCAGGTACCTAGCTATGCCGTAGATGCGCTGGCGACTGCAACCCAGCGGCGGCTGGTGGTTAACTATCCTGAACCACTAGTCTTGCGGCCTTTAGAGCCCATGACGCGGGGCGAGGTGTCGGCGCTGATTTACCAGGGGCGAGTGAGCTTAGGAAAGTCGAACGCCCTGGAATCCTCGTATGTTGTGCAACCTGATGCGACTCAACCCCTCTTTAGTGACCTCACCGGGCACTGGGCCGCTGACTTCATCCGAGGGCTCGCCGACCTCACCCTGGTCAGCGGCATGAGTGATGGCACCTTTTCTCCCAATACCCCTATGAATCGGGCGCAATTCGCGGCCCTGGTGGTCAAGGCTTTTCCGCTCGCGCCGCAGCGGGAGGCAACGGTCTTTAGCGACGTGCCCCCGAGCTTTTGGGGTGCTGATGCGATCCAGGCCGCCTATCGCGGGGGGTTTATGTCAGGCTTCCCCGATCAAACCTTTGGCCCTGATAATGCCTTGGTGCGAGTGCAAACCTGGGTCGCGTTAGTCAATGGGCTGAACTGGGAAGACCCGTCTGTGAATCTCAACCCGTTAGGACGCTTCACTGACTACACGACTCTCCCCCGCTACGCCTTGCAGGCGACGGCCACCGCGGCTGAGAAAAAGCTGATCCTTAACTACCCCGATCGCACCTTATTACGCCCTAACCAGGTCGCAACCCGTGCAGACGTCTGTGCCTCGGTATATCAGGCCCTTGTCGCCCTCCAGCGAGTACCGGCTATTCGCTCTGATTACAGTGTTTGA
- a CDS encoding DUF948 domain-containing protein, whose protein sequence is MINPLFWLALSFLLVSISLTVVLVVLVPTVIELSRAARSVEKLCDTLSRELPPTLESIRLTSLEITELTDDMTEGVQNASRVAQKVDHSVSNVRKQAQRMQVSTRSVLVGVRAAWKTLTRPNLRDRRRLSPGKTPAVNSLPTQSEVSRSSHPSGHSRFAPHPPVSLAEEATAAAASQRSPNTAEAGLAPSTAANPSTDLESPPTSDRD, encoded by the coding sequence GTGATTAACCCCCTTTTCTGGTTAGCACTTTCATTTCTGCTAGTATCCATCAGTCTGACGGTTGTGTTGGTGGTGTTAGTGCCCACTGTTATAGAGCTGAGCCGGGCTGCTCGAAGTGTTGAGAAACTGTGTGACACCCTCAGTCGAGAGCTGCCGCCAACTTTAGAATCTATTCGGTTAACCAGTCTAGAAATTACTGAGCTAACTGACGATATGACCGAAGGCGTACAAAACGCGAGTCGAGTCGCTCAAAAAGTCGATCACAGCGTGAGTAACGTTCGGAAACAGGCTCAGCGTATGCAAGTGAGTACCCGTAGCGTTCTGGTCGGTGTGCGGGCTGCCTGGAAAACCCTGACCCGACCCAACCTGCGCGATCGCCGTCGCTTGTCTCCCGGTAAAACGCCCGCTGTTAACTCGTTGCCCACCCAGTCAGAGGTGTCGCGCTCCTCTCATCCCTCTGGGCACAGTCGGTTTGCTCCACATCCCCCAGTTTCCCTGGCGGAAGAAGCCACTGCTGCTGCGGCTTCTCAGCGATCGCCGAATACGGCTGAAGCGGGGTTAGCACCTTCAACGGCCGCTAACCCCAGTACAGACCTGGAGAGTCCTCCAACGTCTGACCGCGACTAA
- a CDS encoding YtxH domain-containing protein has translation MAGNKSGAFLGGVLMGTAIGTITGLLVAPRPGRETRQFLRKSADALPEMVEDLATSLQLQTDRLSETTLRNWEQTLVRLREAIAAGQAATEREYSTLSEQEPSPASDYEN, from the coding sequence ATGGCAGGTAATAAGTCTGGTGCATTTTTAGGGGGGGTGTTGATGGGGACCGCGATTGGTACCATTACAGGTCTATTAGTGGCTCCTCGGCCAGGACGGGAAACGCGACAGTTTTTGCGCAAGTCAGCAGATGCTTTGCCGGAAATGGTGGAGGATTTAGCGACCTCCCTGCAGTTACAGACCGATCGCCTGTCTGAAACCACGTTGCGTAACTGGGAGCAAACCTTGGTGCGGCTACGGGAGGCGATCGCTGCAGGGCAAGCCGCGACCGAACGAGAATATTCGACCCTGTCCGAACAAGAGCCATCCCCCGCTTCGGATTATGAAAATTAA
- a CDS encoding ATP-binding protein: MGGLATEAIASVQRYQQQAVGLLLYQSVLDTPISQALLALLEALCLEDSAQCLTAYGVWFRTLAEHQQTWQAHLLEQILIADNPFSQQAQRQPVQELPAALLEAACHDLRRLQKLYGCQSQQLSQWVQTVCQIPETPVVWSLDNETLSAVSFTDLPDWQDGLVELATYYRNRGVGIFGKYQVFRWQADRLIGIPYPDPVQLNDLAAYDHPRQQLLQNTEFLLNGTAALHVLLYGSRGAGKSSLVKALVNHYCDRGLRLIQVDKAELVNLPTIVEQVRGLPQKFIIFVDDLSFEEDDDAFKALKVVLEGNVNARAHNVVVYATSNRRHLVREYFSERPRPKDQDEIQAWDTLQEKLSFSDRFGLTLTFEAADQKTYLKIVHHLAIQAQISLESTEIEERALKWATRHNGRSGRTARQFIDFLASELACHPAGSVKSENN, encoded by the coding sequence ATGGGTGGACTGGCAACAGAAGCGATCGCATCGGTGCAGCGATATCAACAGCAGGCAGTGGGGCTACTGCTGTATCAGTCGGTGCTAGATACCCCGATTAGTCAGGCTTTATTGGCCTTGTTAGAGGCACTCTGCTTAGAGGATTCTGCCCAGTGTTTAACCGCCTATGGGGTGTGGTTTCGTACCCTTGCAGAACACCAGCAGACTTGGCAAGCGCATTTGCTAGAGCAAATTTTGATTGCAGACAACCCCTTTTCCCAACAAGCGCAGCGGCAGCCGGTGCAAGAGTTGCCCGCGGCTTTATTAGAGGCCGCTTGCCATGATCTGCGTCGCCTGCAAAAACTCTATGGTTGCCAAAGTCAGCAGTTGAGCCAGTGGGTACAGACCGTCTGCCAAATTCCTGAGACTCCAGTGGTCTGGTCTTTAGACAATGAAACGTTGTCAGCGGTCTCTTTTACCGATTTACCCGATTGGCAGGATGGGCTGGTGGAGCTTGCCACCTATTACCGCAACCGAGGCGTGGGGATTTTTGGAAAATATCAGGTCTTTCGCTGGCAGGCAGACCGCTTAATCGGCATTCCCTATCCTGACCCTGTGCAGCTCAATGACCTCGCAGCTTATGATCATCCTCGCCAGCAGCTTTTACAAAATACAGAGTTTTTACTCAATGGAACAGCAGCGCTCCACGTCTTGCTCTACGGCAGTCGCGGCGCGGGCAAATCATCCTTGGTGAAAGCACTGGTGAATCACTATTGCGATCGCGGTCTCCGCTTAATCCAAGTCGATAAGGCTGAACTGGTCAACCTGCCGACCATTGTGGAACAGGTTCGGGGGTTGCCCCAAAAGTTCATCATCTTTGTGGATGACCTCTCCTTTGAAGAGGATGACGATGCCTTTAAAGCCCTCAAGGTAGTGCTAGAAGGCAATGTCAATGCTCGGGCTCATAATGTTGTGGTGTATGCCACCTCTAACCGCCGACACCTGGTGCGTGAATATTTCTCAGAACGGCCTCGCCCCAAAGATCAAGACGAAATTCAGGCCTGGGATACGCTGCAAGAAAAGCTGTCATTTAGCGATCGCTTCGGGCTTACCCTCACCTTTGAAGCGGCTGATCAAAAAACCTATCTAAAGATCGTCCATCACCTCGCCATCCAGGCTCAGATCTCCCTTGAGTCAACGGAAATTGAGGAACGTGCTCTAAAGTGGGCAACGCGACACAACGGTCGCTCCGGGCGCACTGCGCGACAATTTATCGATTTCCTAGCATCAGAGTTAGCCTGCCACCCAGCAGGATCCGTGAAATCGGAAAACAATTAG
- a CDS encoding TPM domain-containing protein, with protein sequence MGTPTRSLLFKRSLQWLLTFLVSVCLWSFATPTAVAYDNPDLLPDEPTLVIDLAKSLTSVQEVQLNEQLKAFEEESGWKLRVLTQYDRTPGRAVKKFWGLDDHSVMLVADPRGGNLLNFSVGQALYDLLPRTFWIELQTRYGNQFFVRDNGEDRAIIDSLESIETCLRRNGCAVVPGLPQEQWILTLITSIVGGLICGFAAHPRKQGQLIAWQWVLIFSPLWGILFVAFGIGPVVSRTSDWVPLVRNIAGFAIGFLVAFLTPSFGSSSSTSET encoded by the coding sequence ATGGGTACTCCGACACGATCATTACTTTTCAAACGCTCGTTGCAATGGCTTCTAACGTTTTTAGTGAGTGTCTGCTTGTGGTCATTTGCCACGCCAACGGCTGTTGCTTACGACAATCCCGATCTGTTGCCGGATGAACCGACCCTGGTGATTGACTTAGCCAAATCTTTGACCAGCGTCCAAGAGGTGCAGCTGAACGAGCAGCTCAAGGCGTTCGAAGAAGAAAGTGGTTGGAAGTTGCGCGTCCTTACCCAGTACGATCGCACCCCAGGCAGAGCGGTTAAAAAGTTTTGGGGCTTAGATGACCACAGCGTCATGCTAGTCGCCGATCCACGCGGCGGTAACTTGCTGAATTTCAGTGTGGGCCAAGCGCTTTATGATTTGCTGCCGCGGACATTCTGGATTGAGTTACAGACCCGCTACGGCAATCAGTTTTTTGTCCGTGACAACGGTGAGGATCGAGCCATTATCGATTCGCTGGAGTCTATTGAAACCTGCTTGCGCCGCAATGGGTGTGCTGTCGTGCCCGGACTGCCTCAAGAGCAGTGGATTCTGACCCTCATCACCTCTATTGTGGGTGGTTTGATATGTGGGTTTGCCGCCCATCCCCGTAAACAAGGTCAGTTAATTGCCTGGCAATGGGTGCTCATCTTTTCTCCTCTGTGGGGCATTTTATTTGTGGCCTTCGGGATTGGGCCAGTCGTCAGCCGCACCAGTGACTGGGTTCCCCTGGTTCGCAATATTGCTGGGTTTGCAATTGGCTTCCTCGTTGCGTTCTTAACACCGAGCTTTGGGAGTTCGTCTTCCACCTCGGAGACGTAG
- the hslO gene encoding Hsp33 family molecular chaperone HslO has product MADQLIRATAADRGIRIVGVITTRVVEEARQRHQLSYVGTAALGRAMSAGLLLVSSMKRPESRINIRIRGDGPLKGVLVDAGLDGTIRGYVDNPSLELPPTEQGRLDVGSAIGRNGYLYVVRDVGYGYPYSSTVELVSGEIGEDVTYYLATSEQTPSALALGVFVDTQGVEAAGGLLLQVMPKAARDESLISLLESRMATLADFTPKLRANQTLPDIFEALAGDLDLEILPGTQRVRFHCPCSFNRMLGALKMLGADELQDMIEKDGGAEATCHFCGEVYHANSEELAQLIADLGEARSEASSSK; this is encoded by the coding sequence ATGGCAGACCAACTTATCCGCGCAACCGCTGCCGACAGAGGCATTCGGATTGTTGGCGTGATTACAACCCGCGTGGTTGAAGAAGCACGACAGCGTCACCAACTTTCCTATGTTGGCACTGCTGCCCTGGGGCGGGCCATGAGCGCTGGCCTGTTGCTAGTGTCTAGCATGAAGCGCCCCGAATCCAGAATTAATATTCGCATTCGAGGTGATGGTCCTTTAAAGGGGGTGTTGGTAGACGCCGGGCTAGATGGCACAATCCGGGGTTATGTGGATAATCCCTCGCTTGAATTGCCCCCCACTGAGCAGGGAAGGTTAGACGTTGGCAGTGCCATTGGCCGCAATGGTTACCTCTATGTGGTTCGCGATGTGGGTTACGGCTACCCCTACTCCAGCACGGTCGAACTCGTCTCGGGGGAAATTGGCGAAGATGTGACTTACTATCTTGCCACGTCAGAGCAGACGCCTTCTGCGTTGGCGTTGGGGGTGTTTGTTGACACGCAGGGGGTCGAGGCTGCGGGCGGATTATTGCTGCAGGTGATGCCGAAGGCAGCGAGGGATGAATCCTTGATTTCTCTATTAGAGTCACGCATGGCAACGCTCGCGGACTTTACGCCTAAATTGCGAGCGAACCAAACCTTGCCAGATATTTTTGAAGCCTTAGCAGGCGATCTCGATTTAGAGATTCTCCCGGGAACTCAACGGGTACGGTTTCATTGTCCTTGCTCGTTTAATCGCATGTTAGGTGCCTTGAAAATGCTCGGGGCTGACGAGCTGCAAGACATGATTGAAAAAGATGGTGGGGCTGAAGCAACCTGTCATTTCTGTGGTGAGGTTTATCACGCTAACAGCGAAGAGCTGGCTCAGCTCATTGCCGATCTGGGCGAGGCCCGCTCCGAAGCATCGTCATCTAAGTAG
- a CDS encoding radical SAM protein: MLKLDRLHLEVTNVCNFKCEFCPDAIMARRRGHMDLALLDRLLQEIAAQQLARIVTFHLMGEPLIYPHIFQGIQMAVSRSIRLHLTTNGSTFHLFPEHIGKLVRSGLPKVTISLQTPDPHTFQLRGAPPRLQPEAYFEGIIDYIQANLKDEQSSTRVHVKFLDTTPHPFLVPHKQMAVIEGKSQMRQELMAWAQRFLKGVPGAPDSAALETAIARYRPGRWQLIPLHPKLVLETFPLDSWGNVESETVIPAEFGYCNGASRQAGVLYDGTVVPCCKDFEGQIPLGNATQASLQSILQGGPACGLREGFNRLQVKNPVCQRCMGADTPAKAQLRQLGSVAYFKVYTPLMRWLQPGWGEV; encoded by the coding sequence ATGTTGAAACTTGATCGCTTGCATCTTGAAGTGACCAACGTCTGCAACTTCAAATGCGAGTTTTGCCCTGATGCCATCATGGCTCGTCGCCGTGGCCATATGGACTTAGCGCTGTTAGATAGGTTGCTGCAAGAGATCGCAGCGCAACAGCTAGCGCGGATTGTAACGTTCCATCTGATGGGAGAACCCCTGATTTATCCTCACATTTTCCAGGGGATTCAAATGGCAGTGAGTCGCTCCATTCGGTTGCATCTGACCACAAATGGCAGTACCTTTCATCTCTTTCCCGAGCACATTGGCAAGTTAGTGCGCTCAGGCTTACCCAAAGTCACCATTTCACTGCAAACCCCAGATCCTCACACTTTTCAATTGCGGGGAGCCCCGCCTCGCTTACAGCCTGAAGCTTACTTTGAGGGGATTATTGACTATATTCAGGCCAATTTGAAGGACGAGCAGTCGTCGACTCGGGTGCACGTGAAATTTTTAGACACCACGCCTCATCCCTTTCTGGTGCCCCATAAGCAGATGGCGGTGATTGAGGGCAAGTCTCAAATGCGCCAGGAATTGATGGCCTGGGCACAGCGCTTCTTGAAAGGGGTGCCAGGGGCACCCGATAGTGCAGCATTAGAAACTGCGATCGCCCGGTATCGGCCTGGTCGCTGGCAGCTGATCCCTTTACACCCCAAACTGGTGCTAGAAACCTTTCCCTTAGATAGCTGGGGGAACGTTGAGTCTGAGACGGTGATCCCGGCTGAATTTGGTTACTGCAATGGTGCTTCGCGGCAGGCAGGGGTTCTCTACGATGGGACGGTGGTGCCCTGTTGTAAAGACTTTGAAGGGCAGATTCCTTTAGGCAACGCGACCCAAGCCTCGCTGCAAAGCATCTTGCAGGGGGGGCCAGCCTGCGGCTTGCGTGAGGGCTTCAATCGTTTACAGGTCAAAAATCCGGTGTGTCAGCGCTGCATGGGAGCCGATACCCCCGCTAAAGCTCAGTTACGACAACTGGGATCCGTAGCCTATTTCAAGGTCTATACGCCTTTAATGCGGTGGCTGCAGCCAGGCTGGGGCGAAGTGTAA
- a CDS encoding adenylate/guanylate cyclase domain-containing protein has translation MCSQLASTVSDSSTNALADIERQLRCLLPADLYAAAWIDPSPSTLMRVFEHLRTLQHILIDYGPRDVYDQPPQPGQPRYFWQEGTLLFTDLAGFTPLLEARAAEGIEGAELLLKLINNYFSEMIGIISKSSGNLLEFTGDALLVQFTTGDPRRDIAQAMNAGLRMQRAMHAFQRIATQQGALSLRMRVGIHAGRFVKADIGTPQRMAHVLLGRAVTLAKRAEGSGAIGQVALTETVKKQLSDRLQLTPTANHHWLVVDNLTREELGEYEITVARRRNSSPMLFDRSVSGLLSEIKAAIDMVEPLASYMPRSVLQLIVETASERRIPPAFPTIAVAFVNLIGLPEAVDDALPEETAALVSCFSNAFSLINGVVELKGGILQKVTYHSIGSEMLIHFGVLNPDPSDPLRAAAAMSTVRDLVEAIAPPTVKGKPIRLTCRIGLTYGPVFAAEIGERRGRREFNILGDTVNTAARIMSRAGENEIWMNQAMERCIHPDFATRALGNLLLKGKASPQPVYALEAKRPG, from the coding sequence ATGTGTTCTCAACTGGCCTCCACGGTGTCAGATTCATCAACGAATGCCCTGGCAGACATCGAACGGCAGCTCCGATGCCTGTTGCCAGCCGATCTATATGCAGCCGCCTGGATAGATCCCTCCCCGAGTACGTTAATGCGGGTATTTGAGCATTTGCGTACGCTACAGCATATTTTGATCGACTATGGCCCCCGTGATGTTTATGACCAGCCGCCTCAACCCGGTCAGCCTAGATATTTTTGGCAAGAAGGAACGCTACTGTTTACAGATTTAGCAGGGTTTACCCCCCTGCTAGAAGCTCGTGCAGCAGAAGGCATTGAAGGGGCAGAACTCCTCCTTAAGCTGATCAATAATTACTTTTCGGAGATGATCGGCATCATTAGTAAATCGAGTGGAAACCTGCTGGAATTTACGGGCGATGCGCTCCTAGTACAGTTCACGACCGGAGACCCCCGTCGCGATATCGCCCAAGCGATGAATGCGGGGCTGCGGATGCAGCGAGCCATGCATGCTTTTCAGCGGATTGCGACCCAACAGGGAGCGTTGTCTCTCAGGATGCGGGTGGGAATTCATGCGGGTCGATTTGTAAAAGCCGATATTGGCACCCCCCAACGTATGGCACATGTGCTGCTTGGACGAGCAGTTACCCTAGCCAAGCGCGCAGAAGGCTCCGGTGCGATCGGACAGGTTGCGCTCACAGAAACGGTCAAAAAACAGCTCAGCGATCGCCTGCAGCTCACACCAACGGCCAACCATCACTGGCTAGTTGTGGATAATCTGACTCGTGAGGAATTGGGGGAATACGAAATTACGGTGGCGCGACGGCGCAACTCGTCCCCGATGTTGTTTGACCGCAGTGTATCTGGGCTCCTCAGTGAAATTAAAGCCGCAATTGATATGGTGGAGCCCTTAGCCAGCTATATGCCGCGCTCTGTTTTGCAACTGATCGTCGAAACCGCCTCAGAGCGCCGCATTCCCCCTGCCTTTCCGACCATTGCAGTGGCTTTTGTCAACCTGATTGGTCTACCAGAGGCCGTCGATGATGCACTGCCAGAAGAAACGGCGGCTTTAGTGTCTTGTTTCTCGAATGCTTTCTCACTCATTAACGGGGTGGTTGAGCTGAAGGGGGGCATTCTTCAGAAAGTGACTTATCACTCGATCGGCTCGGAGATGCTGATTCATTTTGGGGTTTTGAACCCAGATCCAAGCGACCCGCTGCGAGCTGCAGCAGCCATGAGCACCGTTCGCGATCTGGTCGAGGCCATTGCCCCACCGACCGTCAAGGGCAAGCCAATTCGGCTTACCTGTCGCATCGGGCTGACCTATGGCCCTGTTTTTGCAGCCGAGATTGGGGAAAGACGAGGCCGTAGAGAATTCAATATTTTGGGAGATACGGTCAATACCGCTGCCCGCATCATGAGTCGAGCAGGGGAAAATGAGATTTGGATGAACCAGGCGATGGAGCGCTGTATCCACCCTGATTTTGCAACTCGGGCTTTAGGCAACCTGCTCTTAAAGGGAAAAGCCTCACCACAGCCGGTTTACGCGCTAGAGGCTAAGCGACCGGGGTGA